The Palleronia sp. THAF1 genome contains the following window.
GGATCTGCCCCTTGGTGACCTCTCCGCGTTCGGACTTCAGCAGGCGCGATACGGCCTTCAGCGTGGTCGTCTTGCCCGCGCCGTTGCCTCCCAGAAGCGCCGTGATGCCGCCCTTTTTCACCGACAGGGACACGCCCTTCAAAACCAGAATGACCGAGTTGTAGATCACCTCGATGTTCTTCACGTCGAGAAGCGTGTCGTCACCCTCGGGCGTGGCACGGGTCAGCGTTTCAGTGTCGGTCGCGGTCATGAATCAACCCTTCATACGGCTGGGGAATGGCTCGGGCAGTTGCCCGCCCGAGCCGGAGTCGCCTTACTCGCAGCGACGCTCGATGTTGTTTTCGGCCGCGTAGGCGGTCGCGTCCTCTTCCACCAAGCGCTGGATCAGGTCCTGATCCGACTGAATGTAGTCGGTCAGCACTTCCCAGCTGTCGGCTTCGGCGTTCCACTGGTTGATCGCGGCCTGACCCGATCCGCCGTGGTTTGAACAGGACGCCGAGAACGTCGGGCCGAACCCTTCAAGACCAAGCTCGGTCATGGTCTCTTCCGTCATCTCCAGCTGCTCCATCCCGTCACGCATCTGCGCGGGCGTGATGTCGGTCACACCGTGGATTTCCTGCGCCTTCTTTGCGCCTTCCACGGCGATCATCGCCGCATAGATGCCCCGGTTGTACAGAACCGTTCCGGCCTGATCGCCAGCGCCTGCGGCCAAGCCCTTGGACCAGACGTATTCTTCCAGGTCGTCGTAGAGCGCGAAGTCATCGCCCACGGCGTGGAAGTTCAGCGCCTTGTAGCCACTTGCCCGGTCACCCGCAGGGCGCACGTCGTTCTCGGATCCGGACCACCAGATGCCGATGAACTGGTCCATCGGATAGCGAATGTTCACCGCTTCCTGGATGGCAACCTGGTTCATCACACCCCAGCCCCACATGATCACATTGTCGGGCTGTTCGCGGCGGATCTGCAGCCACTGGGATTTCTGCTCCTGACCAGGGTGGTCGACGGGCAGTTCCATCAGTTCGAACCCATGCTCTTCGGACAGCTCTGTCAGCGTGCGGATCGGCTCCTTGCCGTAGGCAGAGTTGTGGTAGACCAGCGCGATCTTCTTGCCCTCCAGCGATCCGTCGTTCTCGTCCAGCAAGTACTTGATGGCAACGGAGGCGCCGTCCCAGTAGGTGGCGGGGTAGTTGAAGATCCACTCGAAGACCTCACCGTCCGACGCGGAGGTGCGGCCATAGCCCAACGTGTGCATCGGGATGCCGTCGGCGGACACGCGCGGGATCAGCTGGTAGGTGATGCCGGTGGACAGCGGTTGATACAGCAGTGCGCCTTCGCCCTTGGTGGACTCGTAGCATTCCACGCCCTTCTCGGTGTTATAGCCGGTCTCGCATTCGATCATGTTGATCATTTCGCCACCGATACCGCCATCACGCTCATTGATCAGCGTGAAGTAGTCGGCGTAGCCGTCGGCGAAGGGGATGCCGTTAGCGGCATATGGACCGGTGCGGTAGCTAAGCGACGGGAACGTGAGTTCCGCCATGACAGGTCCGGCACAAACCGATCCCAGCACCATCGCGGTGATTAGCTTCTTCATGTGTCTTCCTCCCAGAAGGCCCCGTTCGCCGGGGCAGTTTGTTGTGGGCGCAAGGCCCCCATGACTGAACCCTAGTGCGGGAACGGCCACA
Protein-coding sequences here:
- a CDS encoding ABC transporter substrate-binding protein, which produces MKKLITAMVLGSVCAGPVMAELTFPSLSYRTGPYAANGIPFADGYADYFTLINERDGGIGGEMINMIECETGYNTEKGVECYESTKGEGALLYQPLSTGITYQLIPRVSADGIPMHTLGYGRTSASDGEVFEWIFNYPATYWDGASVAIKYLLDENDGSLEGKKIALVYHNSAYGKEPIRTLTELSEEHGFELMELPVDHPGQEQKSQWLQIRREQPDNVIMWGWGVMNQVAIQEAVNIRYPMDQFIGIWWSGSENDVRPAGDRASGYKALNFHAVGDDFALYDDLEEYVWSKGLAAGAGDQAGTVLYNRGIYAAMIAVEGAKKAQEIHGVTDITPAQMRDGMEQLEMTEETMTELGLEGFGPTFSASCSNHGGSGQAAINQWNAEADSWEVLTDYIQSDQDLIQRLVEEDATAYAAENNIERRCE